The Flammeovirga pectinis genomic interval GCATTGAAATCTTCAGATTCAGAATTACTATAAAAATGGATAGAATACTCATCTTTACTCACCTCTACAATCGAACTATTACCCAGTGATGTTAATCCCATCTTATCAAATAGAACATTTTTAACTTCCCATTTACTTAAAGAATCAGCTATAAAGGTATTCATAGGTTGTGAAAAGTATTTTTGTAGAGAATTGAACCCATGGTAATCACTTAGGTAGCTTATTATAGAACGTGTGTTTTCAGCTTCATTAGAAGCAGAGTGGTCAATACCTGTTATCCAATAACCATTTGTGTCAATCCATTTTTCATTTTCTACTATATGATTTAAACGGCTTGTTTGGCTATTTTTTGCAATTTGAAATGCACTTATAGGTCCAAAGGAAGAGATTAAAGTGAGTATACAAAGTGATATAGGAATGATCTTAATATTATTCTGTCCTTTTATTAGCATGTTTAACGCAACAATAACTAACCATATTGCTAATACGATGAGATAGTACCTGTTCTCTGTTATTCCATAGTCAGTTATTCGAGTCCAGATTGCTGCAATAAATAATAAAATGACAGGGAAAAGTGCATAGAAGAATACTTTAGTATAGATTGGTATCCATCTATTCTCTTTAATATTTTTAATAGGATAGATTAATAAGAATGAAATTATACCTAAAATAGAGAAACCAATACTTAGCATAGATACCCAGCCTTTGGGCCAATCTTGCAGAAATATTATTTTTACTGAATAAGCATAGAGTATCACCATGTAGATTGTAACCAACGGGAACATGATATACTGTGTGAAGTTCTTTAATATTGGTGAGTATGAAAACTCTTCTTCTGAGTTTCTTGCAATAGGAGCTTTGCAAATAAAGAATAGAGTATTTAAGAAAAACCCACAAAATGTCAGCAATTTTAAATAAACGTCTTCATCTATTGTAATGTTAAATAAAGAGTCTACAGAAAGAAGTGCTATAGATACTCCAATATAAATTACAACAGAGTAAAATAGACTTTCGATAAATGTTGCAATAATATCTTTTGAGAAAATCCAGAAATCTAATTGTGTTCCTCTATTAATGTTGGGAGCTATGAAAATTAATAAATGAGTGAAAATTGTTAGAAGTATCCATCTGGAGAAATTGATATAAGTAAGCTCTTCTGGCATTGTCATTAAGTATAGTAGTAATACAGTTAATGAAATACCTTTAAGTAAATAACTTTTTATAATGGAAAGGTTTAAATTTTCAGAAAGATAGGTTGCGGCAATAAAAATAGGAATGCCTAATTGAGCTCCATGTATTCCTCTAATAAACCAAATATTGGTATGTATGTTATTTCCAATTGAATAGAATAAGAGAAATGTACCAAAAATGGCACATAGGAGTGTAAAAGGAAATCTGATGATACTTCTGTAAATTGTATCTGTTAGGTCTTGGAGAGATAGTATTTTCATTGATAATTTGGATTCTAATTTAGAATACAATCAATGTAATATAAAATGAAGATATAAAAAAAGGTTATCTCATAAATGAGATAACCTTTACTAGGTAGCGGGGACCAGACTCGAACTGATGACCTTCGGGTTATGAGCCCGACGAGCTACCAACTGCTCCACCCCGCACTGTTTTCCTTAAATGCTTGGCAAAAGTAGGATAATATTTTTAATAAAAAAATATTATCGCCAACTTTATTGTAAACAAATCGCAATAAAGATGATCAATAAAAATAAGTTATACCTGTTAATATTCTTAACTACTTTATTCTTAGCATGTAAACCTACTTTAAGTAAATCTCAACTTCCTAAAGAATATTTTGGTAAATGGGTCCATTTTGTTGAAAAGGATAGTGCCGATGTAAAAACATATATAAGAAATTCAGAAAAACTAGAAATTATTCGTGGTGGAAGAACTACCTTTGAATTATTAGAAAATGGTAAAGTGAACTACGAAACTTCTGGAAGTAGTGATAAATTAATTGTAAAAAGTGGGTTTTGGTCATTTAATAATAAAGAACAAATGCTCAGCTTTGTTGTTGATGAGACTACTAATGACTATTTTGTAATATCATTAGA includes:
- a CDS encoding DUF4153 domain-containing protein — protein: MKILSLQDLTDTIYRSIIRFPFTLLCAIFGTFLLFYSIGNNIHTNIWFIRGIHGAQLGIPIFIAATYLSENLNLSIIKSYLLKGISLTVLLLYLMTMPEELTYINFSRWILLTIFTHLLIFIAPNINRGTQLDFWIFSKDIIATFIESLFYSVVIYIGVSIALLSVDSLFNITIDEDVYLKLLTFCGFFLNTLFFICKAPIARNSEEEFSYSPILKNFTQYIMFPLVTIYMVILYAYSVKIIFLQDWPKGWVSMLSIGFSILGIISFLLIYPIKNIKENRWIPIYTKVFFYALFPVILLFIAAIWTRITDYGITENRYYLIVLAIWLVIVALNMLIKGQNNIKIIPISLCILTLISSFGPISAFQIAKNSQTSRLNHIVENEKWIDTNGYWITGIDHSASNEAENTRSIISYLSDYHGFNSLQKYFSQPMNTFIADSLSKWEVKNVLFDKMGLTSLGNSSIVEVSKDEYSIHFYSNSESEDFNAFDIKKYNYLLNVYTNAIDQEYLFTKNDKEFILRINNNDNSIGTIEIDGVIYTITLDLNLIKNSKNGKMLFIESEAFTILLYSLNGNKEKDKLSINHMKAMFLIN